One Silene latifolia isolate original U9 population chromosome 4, ASM4854445v1, whole genome shotgun sequence DNA segment encodes these proteins:
- the LOC141652034 gene encoding putative WRKY transcription factor 75, whose amino-acid sequence MENLDIITSPFFSTNMTTSHNTLMPSSSSYYGDDEYRDNGVLGIGMDEFGRDDGKQLAREIGSSSDGIIKESKKEGKDKKIRKHRYAFHTRSHVDILDDGYRWRKYGQKAVKNNNHPRSYYRCTYAGCNVKKQVQRLNKDEQVVVTTYEGVHTHPVERSTDNFEHILKQMHIYVPP is encoded by the exons ATGGAGAACCTAGACATTATTACTTCTCCATTTTTCTCAACAAACATGACAACCTCTCATAATACACTCATGCCATCGTCGTCGTCCTACTACGGTGATGATGAGTATAGGGATAATGGGGTGCTAGGGATAGGCATGGATGAATTCGGACGCGACGATGGTAAGCAATTAGCTAGGGAAATTGGATCCTCTAGTGATGGAATAATCAAAGAAAGCAAGAAAGAAGGTAAAGATAAGAAAATTAGGAAGCATAGATATGCATTTCATACTAGAAGCCATGTTGATATTCTTGATGATGGTTATCGTTGGAGAAAATATGGACAAAAGGCTGTCAAAAACAATAATCATCCTAG AAGCTATTATAGATGCACATATGCAGGGTGCAATGTGAAGAAACAAGTGCAAAGACTAAACAAGGACGAACAAGTAGTGGTGACAACCTATGAAGGAGTTCATACACACCCAGTTGAGAGATCTACTGATAATTTCGAGCATATTTTGAAACAAATGCACATTTACGTTCCTCCTTGA